In Paenibacillus guangzhouensis, a single window of DNA contains:
- a CDS encoding peptidase U32 family protein — translation MARYFHGKEVELLAPAGTFDIFKTVIETNCDAVYFGGPSLNMRMMRKGYNLSYEEIEQAISIAHDLGKKTYITLNNLINEHDMEDARQYLTFIHQAKPDAIIVQDFAVLSLIKEMGLDINVHSSVMMNVHNLPMIEFLAEMGVTRVVASREMDLQTARYLQAKSGMEFEYFVHGDMCTVHGANCHISSMIFGMSSNRGQCMKPCRWEYRVKKDGCVYPTEYPLAAKDMNLYEYIPELIESGITSFKIEGRMRDKEFVTMLINSYGDAIDRYIEDPIGYNRSENSQELFEHRKRDFSTAYAFGKPGLSYINRRYEGTGKFYSTGKVFSTPTPERDIQEDRLDVIRTSLATIHRPEAASRELSVRVNNIAQAKVAIEEGVHYIYLAGDVYAPDRPFTRQEIVELTAMKGSSRIYLALPRMMSELHFEQYEHLLRSADLGIDGIVVTNIGALHRFKKFGIPMIGDYNLNVTNNQSAMFYNEHGLSRFTASIELPLEHFTELLSHTTVPMEIVVHGSPVVMYLELDLYENTEVFQSIAEEDNKFVDNRYLVLMTDKGENPVYRDQFGRNHLTTAKELCYLPILPDLIQAGVRHFRVEGSTYTPEQLRSILSTYRKALEAPEQCAALYEQRSPVYAGYTLGTLSFGKAVQEEAVTIK, via the coding sequence ATGGCTAGATATTTTCATGGTAAAGAGGTGGAGCTACTCGCTCCTGCAGGTACATTCGATATATTCAAGACGGTCATTGAGACCAATTGCGATGCCGTTTATTTCGGGGGCCCGAGCCTCAATATGCGGATGATGCGCAAAGGCTACAATCTCAGTTATGAAGAGATAGAGCAAGCGATCTCCATCGCCCACGACTTAGGCAAGAAAACGTACATTACCCTCAACAACCTGATTAATGAACATGATATGGAGGACGCTAGACAGTATCTCACATTCATTCATCAAGCGAAGCCCGATGCCATTATCGTTCAGGATTTCGCCGTCCTCTCCCTGATCAAGGAGATGGGGCTAGACATCAATGTTCATTCGTCCGTCATGATGAACGTTCACAATCTACCAATGATTGAATTCCTCGCAGAGATGGGCGTCACCCGGGTCGTTGCTTCACGCGAGATGGATCTCCAGACCGCAAGATATCTGCAAGCCAAATCCGGCATGGAGTTCGAATATTTCGTGCACGGGGATATGTGTACGGTGCATGGCGCGAACTGCCATATCAGCTCGATGATCTTCGGCATGAGCAGCAACCGCGGTCAATGCATGAAGCCGTGCCGCTGGGAATACCGCGTGAAGAAGGATGGCTGCGTCTATCCAACGGAATATCCGCTTGCCGCCAAAGATATGAACTTATACGAATACATCCCAGAGCTGATCGAATCCGGCATCACTTCCTTCAAAATCGAGGGACGGATGCGGGACAAAGAATTCGTCACGATGCTCATTAACAGCTACGGCGATGCCATTGATCGGTACATCGAAGATCCGATCGGATACAATCGCTCCGAGAACTCGCAAGAGCTATTCGAACATCGGAAACGCGATTTCTCTACCGCGTATGCCTTCGGCAAGCCAGGGCTATCTTACATTAATCGCCGTTATGAAGGCACCGGCAAGTTCTACAGCACAGGCAAAGTCTTCAGTACGCCAACACCTGAACGCGACATTCAAGAAGACCGCTTAGATGTTATTCGGACATCCTTGGCTACGATTCATCGGCCAGAAGCTGCATCACGGGAGCTATCCGTTCGCGTCAATAATATTGCGCAAGCGAAGGTAGCAATCGAAGAAGGCGTGCACTATATCTACTTAGCTGGCGATGTCTACGCACCCGATCGTCCATTCACGCGTCAAGAGATTGTAGAGTTGACGGCCATGAAAGGATCATCCCGTATCTATTTGGCTTTACCGCGAATGATGTCTGAACTTCATTTTGAGCAGTATGAACATCTATTGCGGTCAGCAGACTTAGGCATCGACGGTATCGTCGTGACGAATATCGGCGCGCTGCATCGCTTCAAGAAATTCGGCATCCCGATGATTGGCGACTATAATCTGAACGTCACGAATAATCAGTCCGCGATGTTCTACAACGAGCATGGACTGAGCCGTTTTACCGCTTCCATCGAGCTTCCGCTGGAGCATTTCACAGAGCTGCTCTCGCATACGACGGTTCCGATGGAAATCGTCGTTCACGGTTCACCTGTCGTGATGTACTTGGAACTCGATTTATATGAGAATACAGAAGTCTTCCAATCCATTGCGGAAGAAGACAACAAATTCGTCGATAACCGCTATCTCGTCCTCATGACAGATAAAGGCGAGAACCCGGTATATCGCGACCAATTCGGCCGGAATCATCTCACGACAGCCAAGGAACTCTGCTATCTTCCTATTCTTCCTGATCTTATCCAAGCTGGCGTTCGACATTTCCGCGTTGAAGGAAGCACGTATACACCCGAGCAATTGCGCAGCATTCTTAGCACGTATCGTAAGGCGCTTGAGGCGCCTGAGCAGTGTGCGGCATTATATGAACAACGTTCACCGGTCTATGCCGGATATACACTTGGCACATTATCTTTCGGTAAGGCCGTACAAGAAGAAGCAGTGACCATCAAGTAA
- a CDS encoding UbiA-like polyprenyltransferase: MVIRSVTSKIRLFGELVMFSHTLFSLPFAIISLLWASNGWPSWYVITWSLIALVAARNGANAFNRLADLKFDTLNPRTASRHMPKKMLLPREVIWFVILNYTLFVFAAAMLNPLCFALSPVAIMLITAYSYTKRFTWLCHLFLGFTIASAPIGAWFAVTGQFAFTPFILGTIVMLWIAGFDIIYATQDIDFDRKNGLWSVPSIFGFEDALYISRALHFIMVLLLFSLAFIRDLGWIYLLGIFMATLLLLTEHRIIKPSNRHLMKIASYKLNQVISMVILFCTLLDFILL; the protein is encoded by the coding sequence ATGGTTATACGAAGCGTCACCAGCAAAATAAGACTCTTCGGCGAGCTCGTCATGTTCTCGCATACCCTCTTCTCGCTGCCATTCGCCATTATTTCCTTGCTATGGGCATCGAATGGCTGGCCATCCTGGTATGTGATTACATGGTCACTGATCGCACTCGTCGCAGCCCGCAATGGCGCGAATGCCTTTAATCGGCTGGCGGATTTGAAATTCGATACACTCAATCCCCGAACCGCATCGCGCCATATGCCGAAAAAGATGCTCCTGCCGAGAGAAGTCATCTGGTTCGTTATTCTGAATTACACCTTATTCGTATTTGCAGCAGCGATGCTGAACCCGCTCTGCTTCGCATTATCGCCTGTCGCGATCATGCTGATTACGGCATACTCTTATACGAAGCGGTTCACGTGGCTCTGCCATCTGTTCTTAGGCTTCACGATAGCGTCTGCCCCGATTGGCGCTTGGTTCGCTGTTACCGGGCAGTTCGCCTTTACCCCGTTTATTCTCGGGACAATCGTCATGCTCTGGATCGCAGGCTTTGACATCATCTATGCGACGCAGGATATCGATTTTGATCGCAAAAACGGTCTCTGGTCCGTACCGAGCATATTCGGATTCGAAGATGCGCTCTACATCTCGCGCGCCCTGCACTTCATCATGGTACTCTTGCTCTTTAGCCTTGCCTTCATTCGTGATCTCGGCTGGATCTACCTGCTCGGCATCTTTATGGCTACCCTGCTGCTGCTCACCGAGCATCGCATTATTAAACCGAGCAATCGTCACCTGATGAAAATCGCATCCTATAAGCTGAATCAGGTCATTAGTATGGTGATCTTATTCTGTACACTGCTAGATTTTATCTTATTGTAA
- a CDS encoding ABC transporter substrate-binding protein translates to MRKKWTKTFAGTLSLVLTLALMLSACGGNSSQQSEQPADPSGEKPAAQEDVFTEVGTYPIVKKPMTIKMFAPQLSTIENMETNTYTKFLEEKTNIKIEWDLVPDNALNDRKQLMLASGDYPEVILHGALTKEEQMKYGKQGVFIPLNDLIDKYAPNIKKAMADIPYMKASITAPDGNIYALPQVNECYHCDNALKMWINKAWLDKLGLQVPTTTEEFHNVLKAFKEKDPNGNGKADEIPLTGSDEMWTGNVSAFLMNSFIVDDYTEKNAGTFLRVVDGKVDFVANKEEWKQGLLYLNQLYKEGLIDPASFTQNADAIQQLANREKDNVMGALSTALISYAYSMDSKAPRHKDYVVVPPLKGPNGVQQTLFFAGINNSQFAITNKATPEQQIAAIRFADYLYTEESIVLQENGPEGGGWRKATEGELGMDGKPAKYTNIVKTDKKPTHNDGWEQIGPSLRTYAYRASWTAPQDPLADNGYGTRLNNVSKEYEPYHSKEQYPNGLFIALEDAEISAQIKTTLVDYVKSNMAQFITGSKDINKEWDAYVKGLDGLQLAQYLEIYQKALASK, encoded by the coding sequence ATGAGAAAAAAATGGACGAAGACGTTTGCAGGGACATTAAGTTTGGTACTCACCTTGGCACTCATGCTCAGCGCTTGCGGCGGCAACAGCTCGCAGCAGTCAGAGCAGCCAGCGGACCCGTCAGGTGAGAAGCCTGCGGCACAGGAGGATGTGTTCACGGAAGTGGGTACGTATCCGATCGTGAAGAAGCCGATGACGATTAAGATGTTCGCGCCTCAGTTATCCACCATTGAGAATATGGAGACGAACACTTACACGAAGTTCCTCGAAGAGAAGACGAATATTAAGATTGAATGGGATTTGGTGCCGGATAATGCGCTGAATGATCGGAAGCAGCTGATGCTCGCGAGCGGCGACTACCCGGAAGTCATTTTACATGGTGCGCTCACCAAAGAGGAACAAATGAAGTACGGCAAGCAAGGCGTCTTCATTCCGCTTAATGATCTGATCGATAAATATGCGCCGAACATCAAGAAAGCGATGGCCGATATACCGTATATGAAAGCATCGATTACAGCACCAGACGGCAACATCTACGCGCTGCCGCAAGTGAATGAGTGTTATCACTGTGATAATGCGCTCAAAATGTGGATCAATAAAGCATGGCTTGATAAATTGGGATTACAAGTTCCAACCACGACGGAAGAATTCCATAACGTATTGAAGGCTTTCAAAGAGAAGGATCCGAATGGCAACGGCAAAGCGGATGAGATCCCATTGACGGGCTCCGATGAGATGTGGACAGGGAACGTCTCAGCCTTCTTGATGAACTCCTTCATCGTCGATGACTATACGGAGAAAAATGCAGGTACGTTCCTACGTGTCGTAGACGGCAAGGTCGACTTTGTTGCGAATAAAGAGGAATGGAAGCAAGGGCTCTTATACTTGAATCAATTATATAAAGAAGGTCTGATTGACCCAGCTTCCTTCACGCAAAATGCAGATGCGATCCAACAGCTCGCGAATCGTGAGAAGGATAACGTCATGGGTGCGCTGTCGACGGCATTAATCAGCTATGCGTACAGTATGGACAGCAAGGCGCCGCGCCACAAAGACTATGTCGTGGTTCCACCGCTCAAAGGACCAAATGGCGTTCAGCAGACGTTGTTCTTCGCAGGCATCAATAACTCGCAATTTGCGATTACGAACAAAGCGACTCCTGAGCAGCAAATCGCTGCAATCCGCTTCGCAGATTACCTGTATACAGAAGAATCGATTGTATTGCAAGAGAACGGGCCTGAAGGCGGTGGCTGGCGCAAAGCAACGGAAGGCGAGTTAGGGATGGACGGCAAACCTGCCAAATATACGAACATCGTCAAAACCGATAAGAAACCAACCCATAATGATGGCTGGGAGCAAATTGGTCCATCGCTCAGAACGTATGCGTACCGTGCTTCATGGACAGCTCCACAAGATCCGCTCGCAGATAACGGCTACGGTACACGTCTCAACAACGTATCCAAGGAATATGAGCCTTATCATTCCAAGGAGCAATATCCGAACGGTCTCTTCATCGCCCTCGAGGATGCTGAGATTAGCGCTCAGATCAAGACAACCTTGGTCGACTACGTGAAGTCGAATATGGCGCAATTCATTACAGGTTCGAAGGACATTAACAAGGAATGGGACGCTTATGTGAAAGGTTTGGATGGTCTGCAATTAGCGCAGTACCTTGAGATCTATCAGAAGGCGCTTGCATCGAAGTAA
- a CDS encoding ABC transporter substrate-binding protein produces the protein MKKTRKMMTLFLITTCIMSILLSACGNSTKTTEEPKPTTEAAVDDNKTEPATNNNAEATTESNEPVTIKFMTPWGGEEVRIRLADALEKKYPHIKIEHISAFASAEKIQEANAANNSPDIMLVTDPFVTLHDLEMTYPLDDLVAKNNVDLTKFRDGAIEAIRQRDPEQKNRLLGMPLEDVVVNLFYNKDIFDKLGIEYPSETPTWDEVLDMAAKIAGKHGDAEYVGLAARGLSQAMLQLSATGTNPETGEILFEKDPKFAKYFNLIQRVIKIPGNVPDESQKDNFGFEKGNVGMILSFVNSAKLYAHTEGLNFGMSAYPSWSDLPGVLPNNIPLTLAINPASKHIEEAFKVLEFAVSEENQKNIAIGGAPPVVKDPEIRQYLAGEDKVGVYNIDAAYKGKAATPVYSPYGPDIFYYEANIISDKTSEMIKDKGKEDVNTFLRKMTDEYAAILKEKANKQ, from the coding sequence TTGAAGAAGACTAGAAAAATGATGACATTATTCCTGATTACAACATGCATCATGTCCATTCTACTATCGGCGTGCGGCAACTCAACCAAGACGACAGAAGAACCAAAACCGACTACTGAGGCAGCAGTAGATGACAATAAGACAGAGCCAGCAACGAATAACAATGCTGAGGCTACAACCGAATCGAACGAACCTGTCACGATTAAATTTATGACGCCGTGGGGCGGTGAAGAGGTCAGAATCCGTCTTGCGGATGCATTAGAGAAGAAATATCCTCATATCAAAATTGAACATATCAGTGCATTTGCATCTGCAGAGAAAATACAAGAAGCGAATGCTGCGAACAACTCCCCAGACATTATGCTGGTTACAGACCCGTTTGTTACATTACATGATCTTGAAATGACCTACCCTTTGGATGATTTGGTTGCCAAAAATAATGTGGACCTTACCAAATTCCGTGACGGTGCGATTGAGGCGATACGGCAGCGCGACCCGGAACAGAAGAATCGATTGCTGGGCATGCCGCTTGAGGATGTCGTCGTAAATCTATTCTATAACAAGGATATTTTCGATAAGCTGGGCATCGAATATCCGAGCGAGACGCCAACATGGGACGAGGTATTGGATATGGCAGCGAAGATTGCTGGCAAGCACGGAGATGCTGAGTATGTCGGTCTGGCTGCCCGTGGTCTGTCCCAGGCGATGCTCCAATTGTCCGCTACTGGTACCAATCCGGAGACGGGCGAGATTCTATTCGAGAAGGATCCGAAATTCGCGAAGTATTTCAACTTGATTCAACGAGTAATCAAAATACCAGGCAATGTGCCTGATGAATCGCAGAAGGATAATTTCGGCTTTGAGAAGGGCAATGTCGGTATGATTCTATCATTCGTGAACAGTGCGAAGCTCTATGCGCATACAGAAGGCTTGAATTTCGGCATGTCCGCTTACCCAAGCTGGAGCGATCTCCCAGGTGTATTGCCGAACAATATTCCACTTACGCTTGCCATTAACCCAGCGAGCAAACATATTGAAGAGGCCTTCAAAGTGTTAGAGTTCGCAGTATCCGAAGAGAATCAGAAGAATATCGCGATCGGCGGTGCTCCGCCAGTTGTGAAAGATCCGGAGATTCGTCAATATCTTGCTGGGGAAGATAAAGTAGGCGTCTACAACATTGATGCAGCCTATAAAGGAAAGGCGGCAACACCGGTATACTCACCATACGGTCCTGATATTTTCTACTATGAAGCCAATATTATCAGTGATAAGACCTCTGAAATGATTAAGGATAAAGGCAAGGAAGACGTGAATACGTTCTTGCGTAAAATGACCGATGAGTATGCGGCGATTTTGAAAGAGAAGGCGAATAAGCAATAA
- a CDS encoding carbohydrate ABC transporter permease — protein sequence MINATRIQESKGDRLFLGLVYLFLTVILLIVALPLIYILSSSVSSPQAVVSGKVWLFPVDFTLAGYKAVFNNAQIGVGYMNSLFYTVVGTIINVLLTIMLAYPLAKKTFYGRNFVMVLLVITMMFDGGLIPFYMVVKNLHLLDTRWAMILPGALAVFQVIVARTFFQTSIPDELAEAAELDGCSDIRFIWSIVLPLSKPIIAVMTLMYAVGHWNAYFDALIFLRSPDLFPLQIILRNILILNTVDPSMMANVDQMQAQQGLRDLLKYSLIVVASAPVLIIYPFVQKHFVKGVMIGSLKG from the coding sequence ATGATAAATGCAACTCGTATTCAAGAATCCAAGGGTGACCGCCTGTTCCTAGGTTTAGTCTATCTATTCTTGACAGTGATCTTATTGATCGTGGCACTCCCACTGATCTACATTCTAAGCTCTTCCGTAAGCTCGCCGCAGGCTGTCGTATCGGGTAAAGTCTGGCTGTTCCCCGTTGATTTTACACTAGCTGGCTACAAGGCGGTGTTCAATAATGCGCAAATCGGCGTCGGATATATGAATTCACTCTTCTATACGGTTGTCGGAACAATCATCAACGTCTTGCTGACGATTATGCTCGCCTATCCGCTCGCGAAGAAGACCTTCTATGGACGCAACTTCGTGATGGTGCTTCTCGTAATCACCATGATGTTCGATGGAGGATTAATTCCTTTCTACATGGTCGTCAAAAATCTGCACTTGCTGGATACACGGTGGGCGATGATCCTGCCAGGCGCGCTCGCGGTATTCCAGGTTATTGTTGCACGTACCTTCTTCCAGACGTCGATTCCGGATGAATTAGCTGAAGCCGCAGAACTGGACGGATGCAGTGATATTCGATTCATATGGAGTATAGTACTGCCGTTGTCGAAGCCGATTATTGCGGTTATGACACTTATGTATGCCGTAGGCCATTGGAACGCTTATTTTGACGCTCTGATATTCCTTCGGTCACCAGATCTATTCCCGCTGCAGATCATCTTGCGCAATATTCTCATCTTAAATACCGTTGATCCTTCGATGATGGCGAATGTCGATCAGATGCAGGCGCAGCAAGGATTAAGAGATTTGCTCAAGTATTCCTTGATCGTCGTCGCGAGCGCTCCGGTGCTGATCATCTACCCGTTCGTGCAGAAGCATTTCGTTAAAGGGGTTATGATCGGTTCGCTGAAAGGTTAA
- a CDS encoding aspartate aminotransferase family protein, whose protein sequence is MTQSIGADQILHKRKTFMFPCTSHFYKQPPQIVRGHMQYLYDEKDTPYVDFFAGVSVVACGHCNEHITRATTKQLETLQHTSTIYLTQPMVDLAERLARILPGELKRTFFVNSGSEANEGALLAARLHTNKRDFIALDFGLHGRTSLTMSVTGIPMWRTDPYLEKNTHFIPRPFDPSLSLEEAADVSLRALRKVLDEKGDTIAAMIVEPIQGNGGIIVPAKHYFQEVQALLKRHNVLLIADEIQTGFGRTGAMFAMDHFGVVPDILSMAKALGNGTPIGCFSTTDAIANTFNRPSASTFGGNPVSSVTAMAVLDYIEQEKLVRRSQKLGQLLKDGLLELKQKYNFITDVRGMGLMVGMEILGDAPQRGAEAVDMIIECMKNRGFIIGKNGVNRNVLAFQPPLVIHESNIRRMLSALEDVCTGGHAWLYEASPAK, encoded by the coding sequence ATGACTCAGTCGATCGGCGCAGACCAAATTCTACACAAACGTAAAACGTTCATGTTCCCTTGCACCAGCCACTTCTATAAGCAGCCTCCTCAAATTGTACGAGGACATATGCAATATTTATACGACGAGAAAGATACCCCTTATGTCGACTTCTTCGCCGGGGTATCCGTCGTCGCTTGCGGACATTGCAATGAGCACATTACACGAGCAACAACAAAGCAGCTTGAGACGCTGCAGCACACATCGACGATCTATCTGACACAACCGATGGTTGATCTTGCAGAACGTCTTGCGCGTATTCTTCCAGGGGAGTTGAAGCGGACATTCTTCGTCAACAGCGGCTCTGAAGCGAATGAAGGCGCCTTGCTCGCGGCACGTCTTCACACCAATAAGCGTGATTTCATCGCTCTCGATTTCGGATTGCATGGACGCACTTCCTTAACGATGAGCGTGACCGGCATCCCGATGTGGCGTACGGATCCATATCTCGAGAAGAACACGCACTTCATTCCACGGCCATTCGATCCTAGTCTGTCCTTGGAAGAGGCCGCTGATGTCTCTCTACGGGCGCTGCGCAAAGTTCTTGACGAGAAGGGCGATACCATCGCAGCGATGATTGTCGAGCCAATTCAAGGCAACGGCGGTATTATCGTACCGGCGAAGCACTATTTCCAAGAGGTGCAGGCTCTGCTCAAGCGGCATAATGTCTTGCTCATTGCGGATGAAATTCAGACCGGCTTTGGTCGCACGGGAGCAATGTTCGCTATGGACCACTTCGGTGTCGTCCCTGACATCCTATCGATGGCGAAGGCGCTTGGCAACGGCACGCCGATCGGCTGCTTCTCGACGACGGATGCCATCGCGAATACCTTTAACCGTCCTTCGGCTTCCACCTTCGGCGGGAATCCTGTTTCCTCCGTTACAGCAATGGCCGTACTCGATTATATCGAACAAGAGAAATTAGTGCGTCGTTCACAGAAGCTTGGTCAGCTGCTGAAGGATGGCCTGCTGGAACTGAAGCAAAAGTACAATTTCATTACGGATGTACGCGGTATGGGATTGATGGTTGGGATGGAGATCTTGGGGGATGCGCCTCAACGCGGCGCTGAGGCCGTTGATATGATCATTGAATGTATGAAGAATCGGGGCTTCATTATCGGTAAAAATGGCGTGAACCGCAACGTACTGGCATTCCAGCCGCCGCTCGTCATCCACGAATCCAACATTCGCAGAATGCTCTCGGCGCTCGAAGATGTCTGTACAGGAGGTCATGCATGGTTATACGAAGCGTCACCAGCAAAATAA
- a CDS encoding ABC transporter permease, protein MPNLVNETAVVRKPAWRSMKRHWQLYLVILLPLLYLVIFKYVPMAGIVIAFKDYNVIKGIWGSPWVGLKYFGQFFNSPNFWLYIKNTLGISLYGLLIGFPAPIILALALNEIRNGLFKKSVQLVTYAPYFISTVIMVSIIIVNLTPNVGMISKFFAMLGVENTNFMGIPGLFKSIYVWSDVWQFTGYGAIIYIAALAGVNPELYESAKVDGASRIQKIINIDIPSLIPVSVILLILNLGNIMKLGFEKIYLMQNPLNLSTSEVISTYVYKVGLLGSSFSFSAAIGLFNSIINLILLVSVNYIAKKLSNNSLW, encoded by the coding sequence ATGCCAAATCTAGTGAATGAAACAGCAGTCGTAAGAAAGCCAGCGTGGAGAAGCATGAAGCGTCACTGGCAATTGTACTTGGTTATTTTGCTGCCACTGCTCTATTTAGTGATCTTCAAATATGTGCCCATGGCAGGGATCGTCATTGCATTCAAAGATTATAACGTGATCAAAGGCATTTGGGGCAGCCCCTGGGTGGGACTGAAATATTTCGGGCAATTCTTCAACTCGCCGAATTTCTGGCTCTACATTAAGAATACACTCGGCATTAGCCTCTACGGGCTGTTGATTGGATTCCCTGCTCCCATTATTCTGGCGCTGGCATTGAATGAAATCCGCAACGGACTATTTAAGAAAAGCGTACAGCTCGTCACCTACGCACCGTACTTCATCTCGACCGTTATCATGGTCTCGATCATTATCGTGAACTTGACGCCGAACGTAGGGATGATTAGCAAGTTCTTCGCGATGCTGGGCGTTGAGAATACGAACTTCATGGGTATTCCCGGACTGTTCAAATCGATTTACGTCTGGTCCGATGTCTGGCAGTTCACCGGCTATGGTGCGATCATCTATATTGCGGCGCTCGCAGGGGTCAATCCTGAGCTCTATGAATCGGCCAAGGTCGACGGGGCCTCACGCATTCAGAAGATTATTAATATCGATATTCCGAGTCTCATCCCGGTATCGGTCATCTTATTAATCTTGAATCTAGGCAACATTATGAAGCTCGGCTTCGAGAAAATATATCTGATGCAAAATCCGCTCAATCTGAGCACGTCTGAAGTCATCTCAACTTATGTGTATAAAGTGGGCTTGCTCGGTTCCAGCTTCAGCTTCTCGGCTGCGATTGGCTTGTTCAACTCGATCATTAACTTAATTCTACTCGTATCTGTCAACTACATTGCCAAGAAGCTGTCTAACAATAGCCTGTGGTAA